Proteins from a genomic interval of Mycobacterium conspicuum:
- the rpmA gene encoding 50S ribosomal protein L27 encodes MAHKKGASSSRNGRDSAAQRLGVKRFGGQVVKAGEILIRQRGTKFHPGVNVGRGGDDTLFAKASGAVQFGVKRGRKTVNIVAAGQTTD; translated from the coding sequence ATGGCACACAAGAAGGGCGCTTCCAGCTCACGTAACGGTCGCGACTCCGCCGCGCAGCGGCTGGGCGTCAAGCGGTTCGGCGGCCAGGTCGTCAAGGCCGGTGAGATCCTGATCCGTCAGCGCGGCACCAAGTTTCATCCCGGCGTCAACGTCGGCCGCGGCGGCGATGACACGTTGTTCGCCAAGGCGAGCGGGGCGGTGCAGTTCGGCGTCAAGCGCGGACGCAAGACCGTCAACATCGTCGCGGCCGGGCAGACCACCGACTAG
- the obgE gene encoding GTPase ObgE has product MPRFVDRVVVHARAGSGGNGCASVHREKFKPLGGPDGGNGGRGGSVFFVVDPAVHTLLDFHFRPHITAPSGKQGMGNNRDGAAGADLEVKVPDGTVVLDENGRLLADLVGAGTRFEAAAGGRGGLGNAALASRARKAPGFALLGEPGQARDLSLELKTVADVGLIGFPSAGKSSLVSVISAAKPKIADYPFTTLTPNLGVVSAGEHTFTVADVPGLIPGASAGRGLGLDFLRHIERCAVLVHVVDCATAEPGRDPISDIEALEAELAAYTPTLQGDAALVDLAERPRAVVLNKIDVPEARELAEFVRDEIAERGWPVFNVSTVTREGLQPLIFGLWQMIEAYNAERPQAIPRRPVIRPVPVDESGFTVEPDGQGGFVVTGVRPQRWVGQTNFDNDEAVGYLADRLARLGVEDELLRLGAKPGCAVTIGEMTFDWEPQTPAGVDVIMTGRGTDVRLERTERVGAEERKAARRRRREPGDQS; this is encoded by the coding sequence ATGCCCCGGTTTGTCGATCGCGTCGTCGTCCACGCGCGGGCGGGTTCCGGCGGGAACGGCTGCGCCTCGGTCCATCGCGAGAAATTCAAGCCGCTGGGCGGCCCCGACGGCGGCAACGGCGGGCGCGGCGGCAGCGTCTTCTTCGTCGTCGACCCTGCCGTGCACACCCTGCTCGACTTCCATTTCCGCCCGCATATCACCGCGCCGTCGGGCAAACAGGGCATGGGCAACAACCGCGACGGCGCCGCCGGCGCCGACCTGGAGGTCAAGGTGCCCGACGGCACCGTCGTGCTCGACGAAAACGGCCGGCTGCTCGCCGACCTGGTCGGTGCGGGCACCCGCTTTGAAGCCGCCGCGGGGGGTCGGGGCGGCCTGGGCAACGCCGCGCTGGCCTCGCGCGCCCGCAAGGCGCCCGGGTTTGCGTTGCTCGGTGAGCCGGGTCAGGCCCGCGACCTGTCGCTGGAGCTCAAGACCGTCGCCGACGTCGGCCTGATCGGATTCCCTTCGGCCGGAAAGTCCTCTTTGGTGTCGGTCATTTCGGCGGCCAAGCCCAAGATCGCGGACTATCCGTTCACCACGCTGACGCCCAATCTCGGCGTCGTCTCGGCCGGGGAGCACACCTTCACGGTCGCCGACGTGCCCGGCCTGATCCCGGGCGCCTCGGCGGGCCGCGGCCTGGGTCTGGATTTCTTGCGGCACATCGAGCGGTGCGCGGTGCTGGTGCACGTGGTCGACTGCGCGACCGCCGAGCCGGGTCGCGACCCGATCTCCGATATCGAGGCGCTGGAAGCCGAACTGGCGGCCTACACCCCAACCCTGCAGGGCGACGCGGCGCTCGTCGATCTCGCCGAGCGGCCTCGGGCGGTGGTGCTCAACAAGATCGACGTGCCCGAGGCCCGCGAACTCGCCGAATTCGTCCGCGACGAAATCGCCGAGCGGGGCTGGCCGGTGTTCAACGTGTCAACGGTGACCCGAGAAGGATTGCAGCCGTTGATCTTTGGCCTATGGCAGATGATCGAGGCCTACAACGCCGAACGGCCGCAAGCGATTCCGCGACGTCCGGTGATCCGGCCGGTGCCCGTCGACGAAAGCGGGTTCACCGTCGAACCCGACGGCCAGGGAGGCTTCGTGGTCACTGGGGTACGGCCGCAGCGATGGGTCGGCCAGACCAACTTCGACAACGACGAAGCGGTCGGCTATCTCGCCGACCGGCTGGCCCGCCTCGGGGTCGAGGACGAACTGTTGCGGCTGGGCGCCAAGCCGGGCTGCGCGGTGACCATCGGCGAGATGACGTTCGACTGGGAGCCGCAGACGCCGGCGGGGGTGGACGTCATCATGACCGGACGGGGCACCGACGTGCGGCTGGAGCGTACCGAGCGCGTCGGCGCCGAGGAGCGCAAGGCCGCGCGGCGTCGGCGTCGTGAACCCGGTGACCAGTCGTGA
- the rplU gene encoding 50S ribosomal protein L21, whose translation MATYAIVKTGGKQYKVAVGDVVKVEKLDSEPGAKVSLPVALVVDGAKVTSDAQALAKVAVTGEVLEHTKGPKIRIHKFKNKTGYHKRQGHRQPLTVLKVTGIK comes from the coding sequence ATGGCGACGTACGCAATCGTCAAGACCGGCGGCAAGCAGTACAAAGTCGCCGTCGGCGACGTGGTCAAGGTCGAAAAGCTCGACTCCGAGCCCGGCGCCAAGGTATCGCTGCCGGTGGCATTGGTGGTCGACGGCGCCAAGGTCACCAGCGACGCCCAGGCGCTGGCCAAGGTCGCGGTGACCGGCGAGGTGCTTGAGCACACCAAGGGCCCCAAGATCCGTATCCACAAGTTCAAGAACAAGACCGGCTACCACAAGCGGCAGGGGCATCGTCAGCCGTTGACGGTCCTCAAGGTCACCGGCATCAAGTAG
- the proB gene encoding glutamate 5-kinase, with translation MSSHREAIRTARSLVVKIGTNALTTPSGVFDRARLAGLADAIEARMKAGTDVVIVSSGAIAAGIEPLGLSRRPKDLATKQAAASVGQVALVNAWSAAFDRYGRTVGQVLLTAQDISMRASHTNAQRTLDRLRALHAVAIVNENDTVATNEIRFGDNDRLSALVAHLVGAEALVLLSDIDGLYDSDPRKVPGAKFIAEVAGPADLANVVAGRGSELGTGGMMSKVPSALLAADAGVPVLLAAAADAANALSDASVGTVFAARPDRMSARRFWLRYAAESAGSLILDEGAVRAVVGQRRSLLAAGITAVSGRFYGGDVVELRGPDSTLVARGVVSYDAAELATMIGRSTSELPDELRRPAVHADDLVTVS, from the coding sequence GTGTCTAGCCACCGCGAGGCCATCCGCACCGCGCGCAGTCTCGTCGTCAAGATCGGCACCAACGCGCTGACCACCCCGTCCGGGGTCTTCGACCGCGCTCGGCTGGCCGGTCTGGCCGACGCGATCGAGGCACGGATGAAGGCGGGCACCGACGTCGTCATCGTGTCGTCGGGCGCCATCGCCGCCGGCATCGAGCCGCTCGGATTGTCCCGCCGCCCAAAGGATTTGGCGACCAAGCAGGCGGCGGCCAGTGTCGGGCAGGTCGCACTGGTCAATGCGTGGAGCGCCGCGTTCGACCGCTACGGTCGCACCGTGGGGCAGGTGCTGCTGACCGCTCAGGACATCTCAATGCGGGCTTCCCACACCAACGCCCAACGAACGCTGGACCGGCTGCGCGCGCTGCACGCGGTCGCGATCGTCAACGAGAACGACACCGTCGCCACCAACGAGATCCGGTTCGGTGACAACGACCGGCTTTCGGCGCTGGTGGCGCACCTGGTCGGCGCCGAGGCCCTGGTGCTGCTGTCCGATATCGACGGCCTCTACGACTCCGATCCGCGCAAAGTGCCGGGGGCGAAGTTCATTGCGGAGGTGGCCGGGCCGGCGGATTTGGCCAACGTCGTGGCCGGCCGCGGCAGCGAGCTGGGCACCGGCGGGATGATGTCGAAGGTGCCGTCGGCGCTGTTGGCCGCCGACGCCGGCGTCCCAGTGCTGTTGGCCGCGGCGGCCGACGCCGCCAACGCGCTCTCCGATGCCTCGGTGGGCACGGTGTTCGCCGCGCGGCCCGACCGGATGTCGGCGCGCCGATTCTGGCTGCGCTACGCGGCCGAATCCGCCGGCTCGCTGATCCTCGACGAGGGCGCGGTGCGTGCGGTGGTCGGGCAGCGCCGGTCGCTGCTGGCCGCGGGCATCACCGCCGTCTCCGGCCGCTTTTACGGCGGCGACGTGGTGGAATTGCGCGGGCCGGACTCCACCCTGGTGGCCCGCGGCGTGGTCAGCTACGACGCTGCCGAGCTCGCCACCATGATCGGCCGTTCAACTTCGGAGCTGCCCGACGAGCTGCGTCGGCCCGCCGTGCACGCCGACGACCTGGTAACGGTCTCTTAG